One region of Mucilaginibacter gotjawali genomic DNA includes:
- a CDS encoding helix-turn-helix domain-containing protein, producing the protein MDKLLRFNTISEYNAFNNNATKHPLVSVVDFSKAAPRSGSKMYFGFYTIFLKDVKCGDLVYGRNTYDYQEGTMVFMAPGQVAGVNSNGEIYQPKGYGVVFHPDFIHGTSLGRHMQEYTFFGYQSHEALHLSDREREIVQDCFSKIDYELDHTIDKHSKRLISTTIELLLGHCIRFYDRQFITRDHVHHGILEKFEQLLNNYFATDQPQLTGLPSVAWCADKLNLSSNYFGDLIKKETGKTALEFIQAKLISVAKERIFDTEKTVSQIAFDLGFKYPQHFARLFKQQVGHTPLEYRSLN; encoded by the coding sequence ATGGATAAGCTATTAAGGTTCAATACGATCAGCGAATACAACGCATTCAACAATAATGCAACCAAACATCCGCTGGTTAGCGTTGTCGATTTTTCAAAGGCAGCGCCAAGAAGCGGCTCAAAGATGTATTTCGGCTTCTATACCATTTTCCTGAAAGATGTAAAATGCGGCGACCTGGTTTATGGCCGGAATACCTACGATTACCAGGAAGGTACCATGGTTTTTATGGCGCCCGGGCAGGTGGCCGGTGTAAACAGCAATGGGGAGATTTACCAGCCGAAAGGCTATGGGGTAGTGTTTCACCCTGATTTTATCCATGGCACTTCGCTTGGCCGGCACATGCAGGAATATACCTTTTTTGGCTACCAATCGCATGAAGCGCTGCACCTGTCGGACAGGGAGAGGGAAATAGTGCAGGATTGCTTTTCAAAGATCGACTACGAGCTGGATCATACCATCGATAAACACAGCAAAAGATTAATCTCAACTACCATCGAATTACTGTTAGGTCATTGTATCCGATTTTACGACCGCCAGTTTATAACGCGTGATCACGTGCACCATGGCATCCTGGAGAAATTTGAGCAGCTTTTAAATAACTATTTTGCCACTGATCAACCGCAGCTAACAGGGCTGCCTTCTGTTGCCTGGTGCGCAGATAAACTCAACCTGTCATCAAATTACTTTGGCGACCTTATCAAAAAGGAAACAGGAAAAACAGCATTGGAGTTTATACAGGCCAAACTGATCAGCGTAGCTAAAGAACGGATTTTTGATACCGAAAAAACAGTAAGCCAGATCGCGTTCGATCTGGGTTTTAAATATCCCCAGCATTTCGCCCGGCTTTTTAAACAGCAGGTAGGGCATACGCCGCTTGAATATCGTTCACTGAATTAA